A single genomic interval of Pieris brassicae chromosome 14, ilPieBrab1.1, whole genome shotgun sequence harbors:
- the LOC123718112 gene encoding pantothenate kinase 3 isoform X1, whose amino-acid sequence MVLGFLSRFHPLCSCTPFVHVLQFMRLHRCDGCLAACRPDRRVARNKHIITRSNHLKRARRVPYTPLKENHVMANMPTLPTPPDTDAPPMPWFGMDIGGTLTKLVYFEPRETNRREIDKETEILKNIRRYLTRNSAYGKTGRRDVHLQMDNVTIRGRRGTLHFIRFPTSEVGSFLQLARSKGMATLLNTIYATGGGAYKFEEDFIKEVNMRLSKLDELDALITGVQFIDSMNPHECYYWEPNPDSATDNDSPPYLEPCLSQYVRKPFDFSSPYPFLLVNIGSGVSMLVVSSPYDYCRVSGTSLGGGTFLGLCCLLTGCSSFEEAIALAASGDNTTVDKLVRDIYGGDYERFGLRGDLVASSFGNMCSADRRAKVSREDLARATLVTITNNIGSIARLCASNQNIQRVVFCGNFLRVNPLSMKLLSYAMSYWSKGALKALFLEHEGYFGAVGCLLHYDSKNDKQNCTDNAQTDR is encoded by the exons ATGGTATTAG GATTCCTATCTCGCTTTCATCCCTTATGTTCCTGCACGCCTTTTGTCCATGTTCTACAATTT ATGCGCCTGCACCGGTGTGACGGTTGCCTCGCGGCTTGCCGACCGGACCGCCGCGTCGCGCGCAATAAGCATATTATTACCAg AAGTAATCACTTGAAGCGAGCGAGACGGGTGCCGTACACCCCTCTCAAAGAGAACCACGTGATGGCAAACATGCCCACACTCCCGACACCGCCCGACACCGATGCGCCTC CCATGCCCTGGTTCGGTATGGACATTGGTGGGACGCTCACGAAATTGGTGTACTTCGAGCCCAGGGAGACGAACCGGCGGGAGATAGACAAGGAGACGGAAATATTGAAGAATATACGGCGGTACCTCACCAGGAACTCGGCGTATGGCAAGACTGGCAGGAGGGATGTGCACTTACAG ATGGACAACGTGACAATCCGCGGCCGCCGTGGCACGCTCCACTTCATCAGGTTCCCCACGAGCGAGGTCGGCTCGTTCCTGCAACTCGCTCGCTCCAAGGGAATGGCCACTCTCCTCAACACCATATACGCCACTGGTGGTGGCGCTTACAAGTTTGAGGAGGACTTCATTAAG GAAGTGAACATGAGACTGTCAAAATTGGACGAATTAGACGCGTTGATAACGGGCGTTCAATTTATCGACTCGATGAACCCGCACGAGTGTTATTACTGGGAACCGAACCCGGACAGCGCGACTGACAATGACTcg CCGCCATACTTGGAGCCGTGCCTCAGCCAGTACGTGCGGAAACCGTTCGATTTCTCATCACCATATCCCTTCCTGCTGGTGAATATCGGGAGCGGGGTCTCCATGCTAGTAGTCAGTTCGCCCTATGACTATTGCCGAGTCAGTGGGACCAG CCTGGGTGGTGGGACATTCCTCGGTCTCTGTTGCCTGCTCACCGGCTGCAGCAGTTTCGAGGAAGCCATCGCGTTGGCGGCCTCGGGCGATAACACGACCGTCGACAAATTGGTGCGAGACATCTATGGAGGGGATTACGAGAGGTTCGGGCTGAGAGGGGATTTAGTCGCGagcag cTTCGGAAACATGTGTTCGGCCGATCGTCGTGCGAAGGTCTCCCGCGAAGACCTGGCTCGGGCTACTCTGGTCACCATCACCAACAACATTGGCTCCATTGCGCGGCTCTGCGCGTCCAACCAGAATATACAGCGG GTCGTGTTTTGCGGCAACTTCCTCCGAGTGAACCCTCTGTCGATGAAGCTGTTGAGCTACGCCATGTCCTACTGGTCCAAGGGGGCTTTGAAGGCGCTGTTCTTGGAACATGAAGG GTACTTTGGCGCTGTGGGCTGTCTCCTCCATTACGACAGTAAAAACGATAAACAAAACTGCACAGACAACGCTCAGACGGATAGGTGA
- the LOC123718112 gene encoding pantothenate kinase 3 isoform X2 — MEEKSGVIVIHQMRLHRCDGCLAACRPDRRVARNKHIITRSNHLKRARRVPYTPLKENHVMANMPTLPTPPDTDAPPMPWFGMDIGGTLTKLVYFEPRETNRREIDKETEILKNIRRYLTRNSAYGKTGRRDVHLQMDNVTIRGRRGTLHFIRFPTSEVGSFLQLARSKGMATLLNTIYATGGGAYKFEEDFIKEVNMRLSKLDELDALITGVQFIDSMNPHECYYWEPNPDSATDNDSPPYLEPCLSQYVRKPFDFSSPYPFLLVNIGSGVSMLVVSSPYDYCRVSGTSLGGGTFLGLCCLLTGCSSFEEAIALAASGDNTTVDKLVRDIYGGDYERFGLRGDLVASSFGNMCSADRRAKVSREDLARATLVTITNNIGSIARLCASNQNIQRVVFCGNFLRVNPLSMKLLSYAMSYWSKGALKALFLEHEGYFGAVGCLLHYDSKNDKQNCTDNAQTDR; from the exons ATGGAGGAAAAGAGCGGTGTTATAGTTATTCACCag ATGCGCCTGCACCGGTGTGACGGTTGCCTCGCGGCTTGCCGACCGGACCGCCGCGTCGCGCGCAATAAGCATATTATTACCAg AAGTAATCACTTGAAGCGAGCGAGACGGGTGCCGTACACCCCTCTCAAAGAGAACCACGTGATGGCAAACATGCCCACACTCCCGACACCGCCCGACACCGATGCGCCTC CCATGCCCTGGTTCGGTATGGACATTGGTGGGACGCTCACGAAATTGGTGTACTTCGAGCCCAGGGAGACGAACCGGCGGGAGATAGACAAGGAGACGGAAATATTGAAGAATATACGGCGGTACCTCACCAGGAACTCGGCGTATGGCAAGACTGGCAGGAGGGATGTGCACTTACAG ATGGACAACGTGACAATCCGCGGCCGCCGTGGCACGCTCCACTTCATCAGGTTCCCCACGAGCGAGGTCGGCTCGTTCCTGCAACTCGCTCGCTCCAAGGGAATGGCCACTCTCCTCAACACCATATACGCCACTGGTGGTGGCGCTTACAAGTTTGAGGAGGACTTCATTAAG GAAGTGAACATGAGACTGTCAAAATTGGACGAATTAGACGCGTTGATAACGGGCGTTCAATTTATCGACTCGATGAACCCGCACGAGTGTTATTACTGGGAACCGAACCCGGACAGCGCGACTGACAATGACTcg CCGCCATACTTGGAGCCGTGCCTCAGCCAGTACGTGCGGAAACCGTTCGATTTCTCATCACCATATCCCTTCCTGCTGGTGAATATCGGGAGCGGGGTCTCCATGCTAGTAGTCAGTTCGCCCTATGACTATTGCCGAGTCAGTGGGACCAG CCTGGGTGGTGGGACATTCCTCGGTCTCTGTTGCCTGCTCACCGGCTGCAGCAGTTTCGAGGAAGCCATCGCGTTGGCGGCCTCGGGCGATAACACGACCGTCGACAAATTGGTGCGAGACATCTATGGAGGGGATTACGAGAGGTTCGGGCTGAGAGGGGATTTAGTCGCGagcag cTTCGGAAACATGTGTTCGGCCGATCGTCGTGCGAAGGTCTCCCGCGAAGACCTGGCTCGGGCTACTCTGGTCACCATCACCAACAACATTGGCTCCATTGCGCGGCTCTGCGCGTCCAACCAGAATATACAGCGG GTCGTGTTTTGCGGCAACTTCCTCCGAGTGAACCCTCTGTCGATGAAGCTGTTGAGCTACGCCATGTCCTACTGGTCCAAGGGGGCTTTGAAGGCGCTGTTCTTGGAACATGAAGG GTACTTTGGCGCTGTGGGCTGTCTCCTCCATTACGACAGTAAAAACGATAAACAAAACTGCACAGACAACGCTCAGACGGATAGGTGA
- the LOC123718112 gene encoding pantothenate kinase 3 isoform X3, with translation MRLHRCDGCLAACRPDRRVARNKHIITRSNHLKRARRVPYTPLKENHVMANMPTLPTPPDTDAPPMPWFGMDIGGTLTKLVYFEPRETNRREIDKETEILKNIRRYLTRNSAYGKTGRRDVHLQMDNVTIRGRRGTLHFIRFPTSEVGSFLQLARSKGMATLLNTIYATGGGAYKFEEDFIKEVNMRLSKLDELDALITGVQFIDSMNPHECYYWEPNPDSATDNDSPPYLEPCLSQYVRKPFDFSSPYPFLLVNIGSGVSMLVVSSPYDYCRVSGTSLGGGTFLGLCCLLTGCSSFEEAIALAASGDNTTVDKLVRDIYGGDYERFGLRGDLVASSFGNMCSADRRAKVSREDLARATLVTITNNIGSIARLCASNQNIQRVVFCGNFLRVNPLSMKLLSYAMSYWSKGALKALFLEHEGYFGAVGCLLHYDSKNDKQNCTDNAQTDR, from the exons ATGCGCCTGCACCGGTGTGACGGTTGCCTCGCGGCTTGCCGACCGGACCGCCGCGTCGCGCGCAATAAGCATATTATTACCAg AAGTAATCACTTGAAGCGAGCGAGACGGGTGCCGTACACCCCTCTCAAAGAGAACCACGTGATGGCAAACATGCCCACACTCCCGACACCGCCCGACACCGATGCGCCTC CCATGCCCTGGTTCGGTATGGACATTGGTGGGACGCTCACGAAATTGGTGTACTTCGAGCCCAGGGAGACGAACCGGCGGGAGATAGACAAGGAGACGGAAATATTGAAGAATATACGGCGGTACCTCACCAGGAACTCGGCGTATGGCAAGACTGGCAGGAGGGATGTGCACTTACAG ATGGACAACGTGACAATCCGCGGCCGCCGTGGCACGCTCCACTTCATCAGGTTCCCCACGAGCGAGGTCGGCTCGTTCCTGCAACTCGCTCGCTCCAAGGGAATGGCCACTCTCCTCAACACCATATACGCCACTGGTGGTGGCGCTTACAAGTTTGAGGAGGACTTCATTAAG GAAGTGAACATGAGACTGTCAAAATTGGACGAATTAGACGCGTTGATAACGGGCGTTCAATTTATCGACTCGATGAACCCGCACGAGTGTTATTACTGGGAACCGAACCCGGACAGCGCGACTGACAATGACTcg CCGCCATACTTGGAGCCGTGCCTCAGCCAGTACGTGCGGAAACCGTTCGATTTCTCATCACCATATCCCTTCCTGCTGGTGAATATCGGGAGCGGGGTCTCCATGCTAGTAGTCAGTTCGCCCTATGACTATTGCCGAGTCAGTGGGACCAG CCTGGGTGGTGGGACATTCCTCGGTCTCTGTTGCCTGCTCACCGGCTGCAGCAGTTTCGAGGAAGCCATCGCGTTGGCGGCCTCGGGCGATAACACGACCGTCGACAAATTGGTGCGAGACATCTATGGAGGGGATTACGAGAGGTTCGGGCTGAGAGGGGATTTAGTCGCGagcag cTTCGGAAACATGTGTTCGGCCGATCGTCGTGCGAAGGTCTCCCGCGAAGACCTGGCTCGGGCTACTCTGGTCACCATCACCAACAACATTGGCTCCATTGCGCGGCTCTGCGCGTCCAACCAGAATATACAGCGG GTCGTGTTTTGCGGCAACTTCCTCCGAGTGAACCCTCTGTCGATGAAGCTGTTGAGCTACGCCATGTCCTACTGGTCCAAGGGGGCTTTGAAGGCGCTGTTCTTGGAACATGAAGG GTACTTTGGCGCTGTGGGCTGTCTCCTCCATTACGACAGTAAAAACGATAAACAAAACTGCACAGACAACGCTCAGACGGATAGGTGA
- the LOC123718112 gene encoding pantothenate kinase 3 isoform X4, with product MPWFGMDIGGTLTKLVYFEPRETNRREIDKETEILKNIRRYLTRNSAYGKTGRRDVHLQMDNVTIRGRRGTLHFIRFPTSEVGSFLQLARSKGMATLLNTIYATGGGAYKFEEDFIKEVNMRLSKLDELDALITGVQFIDSMNPHECYYWEPNPDSATDNDSPPYLEPCLSQYVRKPFDFSSPYPFLLVNIGSGVSMLVVSSPYDYCRVSGTSLGGGTFLGLCCLLTGCSSFEEAIALAASGDNTTVDKLVRDIYGGDYERFGLRGDLVASSFGNMCSADRRAKVSREDLARATLVTITNNIGSIARLCASNQNIQRVVFCGNFLRVNPLSMKLLSYAMSYWSKGALKALFLEHEGYFGAVGCLLHYDSKNDKQNCTDNAQTDR from the exons ATGCCCTGGTTCGGTATGGACATTGGTGGGACGCTCACGAAATTGGTGTACTTCGAGCCCAGGGAGACGAACCGGCGGGAGATAGACAAGGAGACGGAAATATTGAAGAATATACGGCGGTACCTCACCAGGAACTCGGCGTATGGCAAGACTGGCAGGAGGGATGTGCACTTACAG ATGGACAACGTGACAATCCGCGGCCGCCGTGGCACGCTCCACTTCATCAGGTTCCCCACGAGCGAGGTCGGCTCGTTCCTGCAACTCGCTCGCTCCAAGGGAATGGCCACTCTCCTCAACACCATATACGCCACTGGTGGTGGCGCTTACAAGTTTGAGGAGGACTTCATTAAG GAAGTGAACATGAGACTGTCAAAATTGGACGAATTAGACGCGTTGATAACGGGCGTTCAATTTATCGACTCGATGAACCCGCACGAGTGTTATTACTGGGAACCGAACCCGGACAGCGCGACTGACAATGACTcg CCGCCATACTTGGAGCCGTGCCTCAGCCAGTACGTGCGGAAACCGTTCGATTTCTCATCACCATATCCCTTCCTGCTGGTGAATATCGGGAGCGGGGTCTCCATGCTAGTAGTCAGTTCGCCCTATGACTATTGCCGAGTCAGTGGGACCAG CCTGGGTGGTGGGACATTCCTCGGTCTCTGTTGCCTGCTCACCGGCTGCAGCAGTTTCGAGGAAGCCATCGCGTTGGCGGCCTCGGGCGATAACACGACCGTCGACAAATTGGTGCGAGACATCTATGGAGGGGATTACGAGAGGTTCGGGCTGAGAGGGGATTTAGTCGCGagcag cTTCGGAAACATGTGTTCGGCCGATCGTCGTGCGAAGGTCTCCCGCGAAGACCTGGCTCGGGCTACTCTGGTCACCATCACCAACAACATTGGCTCCATTGCGCGGCTCTGCGCGTCCAACCAGAATATACAGCGG GTCGTGTTTTGCGGCAACTTCCTCCGAGTGAACCCTCTGTCGATGAAGCTGTTGAGCTACGCCATGTCCTACTGGTCCAAGGGGGCTTTGAAGGCGCTGTTCTTGGAACATGAAGG GTACTTTGGCGCTGTGGGCTGTCTCCTCCATTACGACAGTAAAAACGATAAACAAAACTGCACAGACAACGCTCAGACGGATAGGTGA